The Bdellovibrionales bacterium genomic sequence CATCGAGTCCTTGAATATCGAGCCTGATCAAAAAGCAAAAGTCGTTGTTAACGAGAAAAGTGGAACGGTCATCATCGGCGAAAATGTTCGCATCAGTACTGTAGCGATCAGTCACGGGGATATAAACCTTAAGGTGGGTGCAGCGCCTGCGGCTGCGCCGATGCCACCTCCTGCACCAGAAGCGGCTCCTGGCTTACCAGCGCAGGACCCTGTACCAGTGCGTGCTCCGGCGAATCTTGCGTCGGCGGGCGGAAGGCAAAATGTGAAACTTTTAAACGAGTCGGTCAGTGTCGGTGAACTTGTCGAGAGCCTAAATCAGTTGGGCGTCTCTCCTAAAGACCTGATCATCATTTTGCAAAATGTGAAGGCTTCCGGGGCTTTACAAGGCGAGCTCGAAATTTTGTAAAGATTTTGGAATTAGTATTTAGAATTTTTTTAAAAGGTTATAGAATTATTTTTGGAGCGAAAGCTTCAGGGGGGGGGAGTTCAAAGAGTTGGGTCAAAACCAAGGATGGTTACCTCTAGCAGGAGAGGCAGCAAGGGATGGGTGATTGAACCAGGATGGTACTCGCACTCAAAAGCTGATTTAACGTG encodes the following:
- a CDS encoding flagellar basal body P-ring protein FlgI — encoded protein: ITTVARVTQTINMDLGGKYASAIDPATVDIVVPFAYEGKGMELLATIESLNIEPDQKAKVVVNEKSGTVIIGENVRISTVAISHGDINLKVGAAPAAAPMPPPAPEAAPGLPAQDPVPVRAPANLASAGGRQNVKLLNESVSVGELVESLNQLGVSPKDLIIILQNVKASGALQGELEIL